The nucleotide window AAGAAGACCGGAAAAAAAGGCGGATTCGGAAAATTTTTGGGCTTCGTTGAACGTGCGGGCAATGCCCTGCCGCACCCGGCCAGTCTTTTCGCCGGCCTGGCCGTTTCGGCCCTGGTGTTTTCCATGCTCGGCAGCCGTCTCGGCTGGACGGCCGTGCACCCGGGAACGGGCGCGGAGGTGAACATCGTCAACCTCCTTTCCAAGGACGGTCTTCATCGGATCATTCTTGAAATGGTCGACAACTACACCGGCTTCGCGCCACTGGGAATCGTCATGGTGGCGCTTCTGGGCATCGGCATCGCCGAAAGCAGCGGGCTGATCAGCGCGGCCATCCGGCTCATGGTTCTCAAAGCCCCGGCCCGGCTTCTGACTTTCGTCATCGTGTTTTCCGGAATTCTTTCCAACATCGCGTCCGACTTGGGTTATGTGCTGATCATTCCCCTGGGAGCCGTCATTTTTCATTCGGTGGGGCGCCATCCCATCGCAGGCATGGCGGCCGCTTTCGCCGGGGTTTCGGGCGGCTTCAGCGCCAATCTTTTTATCGGCACCATCGATCCCCTGCTGGCGGGTCTTTCCACCGAAGCGGCCAGAATTCTCGACGAGGCCTATTATGTTCTTCCGACCGCCAATTATTTCTTCATGGCGGCTTCCACGTTCATCATCGCCGTTTCCGGAACATGGGTCACGGAAAAAATCATTGAGCCGCGGTTGGGCGGGTATCAGGGCGATGTGAAGGCCGAGGCGCTCGAACCTCCTTCATCAAAAGAGAGAAAGGCGCTCAGATGGGTGCTGGCGGTGATCGGCCTTTGGCTGATTTTGCTTTTGATCGGACTCATCCCTTCCGAAGGTTTCCTGCGCGGTCCGGACAACTCGCTGTTGCGCTCGCCGATTCTCAAGGGTTTCATCGCCTTTCTCTTTTTCTTCGCCGGATCCATGGGCGTCATCTACGGATTCATCACGGGCAAGTTCAAATCCGACGCCGACGTGGTCAAGGGCATGGTCGACAGCTTCAAAACTCTGGCCCCCTTCATGGTGCTTGTTTTCTTCGCCGCCCAGTTCGTGGCCTATTTCCGATGGAGCAACCTGGGACTCATCATCGCCATCAAAGGGGCCGCGGGCATACAGAACATGAACCTGGGCCTGATTCCGCTTCTCCTCATGTTCATTGTGTTGTCGGGCTTTATCAACATGTTCATGGGCAGCGCTTCGGCCAAGTGGGCCATCCTCGGGCCGATCTTCATTCCCATGTTCATGCTTTTGGGATATTCGCCGGAGCTTTCCCAGGCGGTTTATCGCATCGGCGACAGCGTGACCAATATCATTTCGCCCATGATGAGTTTCTTTGCGCTGATCATCGTCTATTTCGCCAAATACGACAAGAAAGCCGGCATCGGCACCCTGATCTCAACCATGCTGCCGTACTCCATCGTCTTTACCATCCTGTGGTCGATCTTGCTGATCCTCTGGGTCGTGCTCAACCTTCCCCTCGGACCCGGCGCCGGCATTTACTATTCGGGATAGAACGGAAAACCCGGCTCGAACTCGGAAACCTTAACGGGGAAATGAGGGGAATGACCCGTGTAGGACTCGAACCTACAACCCGCAGATTAAGAGTCTGCTGCTCTACCAGTTGAGCTAACGGGCCGAAAAATCCCCCTTAGTTTAGACAAGTCGCACTCCGATGTCAAACGCTCGGTTTTTCCCCGAAACGGTGACGGGTTTGCTATAATGATGGTTTAAAGGACGGAGATCATGAAGTTAAAAGCTGCGATTCTTTTTGCCGTGGTCGTCGGTTTCGCCGGAAACGCGATATCGGCCCAAAATCAGACGATCAACAACACCAAAAGGTTGAATGTGTTTCTCGACGTCGAGAGATCCATCGATGCGGATTTCATCCGGCAGGAAATTCCCGTCGTGGATTACGTCCGGGACAAGGAGCTGGCCGACGTCCATATCATCATCTCACGCCATCGGGTCGGCGCAACCGGGGAGACGTACTGCATCTCGTTTATCGGCTATGGGAACTTCAAGGATAAAAACTACGAACTGAATTGCTGGGCCCCCGCCTCGAACTCCTCCGATATGACTCGCCGCGAATACACGGAGATGATCAAAATGGGGCTCACCCCCTATCTGGCCGAAACAGGCGCGGCCCGCAGGATGCGGGTCACCTATGACGCGGTTCTCGTTGGGCCTGCCGACGAAGAGGAGCCCTTGAAGGACCCGTGGAACGCCTGGGTCTTCGAGATCTACGGCGGAGGCAACTTCAGCAGGGAGGAGACCCGAAACTCGCTCCATATCCGGTATGGCCTGTTCGCCGACAGGATCACCCGGGAGTCCCGAACGCGGCTGCGCCCTTACGGCAATTACAATGAAAGAAATTATGTGACCGACGACGGCACCATCACGTCGACAACCGTCCGGGGAGGGTTCGACAGTTATCACATTATCAGTCTCAGCGACCACTGGGCGGCCGGTGTTTTCGGAGATATTTTCATCAGCACGTTCGACAATATGAACTTCAGCGCCGTCCTTTCCCCCGCCCTTGAATACAGCCTTTTTCCCTACGATCAAGCCACCCGGCGTTCGATAACGCTGGCCTGGAGAATCGGAGCGGGATATTACGACTATGTGGAAGAAACGATCTTCGACAAGACCCGGGAGGTCCTTTTCGGACAGGCGCTTGTGGCTTCAGCCGCTTTCAGGCAGCCTTGGGGCGATGTCCGGGCCAGTCTGGTCGGATTTCACCACTTCCATGACATCCGATCCAACAGAACGGAGTTGTCCGCCAATTTGAATCTCCGGATCGTGGCCGGATTGTCGCTCAGCCTCAGTTCCCGATTCAATCTCATCAACGATCTTGCGGCCATCCCGAAAACCGATCTGTCGCTTGAAGAAATTCTTCTGGAACAACGCCGCAGGGCGACCTCGTATCAGTTCAGCGCGAACATCGGACTGTCGTACACGTTCGGTTCAAGAATCACCGGCATTTTCAATCCACGGCTCGATCTCTGATCGGTCTCCCTCGATCACAAAAGGGCCCGGGTCAGAAACGGAACATAGGTGATGAGGAGAACCGCCAGGATCCGGACGGCCATGAAGAGCAGGACGTCGCGGTAGACGCGCGGCATGGGTTCGTTGAATCGGTAGGAGGCCAGGAACAGGTTCATGCCGACGGGGGGGGTGAGATAACCGAGTTCCAGGTTGGCCAGGAAAATGACGCCGAGATGCACGGGGTCGATTCCGAAAACCTGACCCAGGGGGATGATCAGGGGCACGACCACGAGAATCGCGGAATAGATATCCATAAAACACCCGACCAGCAGCAGGGCCAGATTGAGGAGCAGAAGAAAAGCGTATTTGGACAGCATCGAGGATTCGACCCAGGCGCTGAGCCGGGTCGGAATTTGGGCATCGATGATGTAATAGGAGAGCCCGTTGGCCAGGGCCAGGATAATCAGAACGCCTCCGATGATGGGGACACATTTGGCCGCCACCCGCCGGAGATCTTTCAAGCTCAGATCCTGCTTGATGACAATCTCCACGAAGGCGGTATAGAGAACGGCCAGGGCGGCGCTCTCCTGAAGGTTGGTGATCCCGCCGAAATAGAGTCCGAAAACGCCGACCGGAAGGATGAGCTCCCAGGCCGACTGTCCGAGGGAAACAATCGCTTGGCCCGGCTGGAACGGCGGCCGCGGAATTTTCTTCTTGATGGAATACACGATCCCGATTCCGGCCACGGACAACACCAGAATCAAGCCGGGGATGATCCCTCCGACAAACATGTCCTTGATGCTGGTCTGCGCGGTCACGCCGTAGATGATCACGGGCAGGCTCGGGGGAAACAGGAGTCCGATGCTGCCCGAGGCCGTGAGAAGTCCGACGGCGAATCTCTTGGGATAGCCGGCATCGATCAGAATGAAGGAGAGAAGCCCGCCCAGGGCCAGGATCGTCACACCCGACGATCCCGTGAATGTCGTGAAGAAGGCGCAGACCAGAACGGCCATAATGGTCAGTCCGCCGGGAATCCAGCCGAAAAGGGACTGAAAGAACCGGACCATTCTCTCCCCGGCCTTGCTTTCCGAAAGAAGGAAGCCCACCACGGCGAACAGGGGAATCGCCGGGATGGCATGACCGGTCAGCACGGTGTAAGCCTGATTGGGAATGATTTCCAGAGGTTGTCCGGCATGGACAAACAGAAAAAACCCGATGCCGCCGAGGACAATAAAAATCGGGACGCCGAAAAAGGCCATGACGACGAGAAGAACAATCAGGGGAGTTGTCAGGGAAGCCAGAATCGGCTGGAGGATTTCCTGGATCGAGGCCAGGGGGCCCAGCCAGGTTTCGCGGGCGGAGCCCAGGACCTGGGAGAAAGGCCCGAAGGCAAAGAGGATTCCCAGCGGCACGGCGACGGCCGCAACCCAAAACCGACGTTTTTTTGACTCGAGTCCGGTGACGAAACGGAGACTCATCAGAAGGAATCCCGCGACCATGACCAGGGCCATGAGGCGCTTGGGGATGAATCCGATTTTTTCCCCCGGACCGAAGGCCATGCCGGCGAAGGACCAGGCGGTGAAGGCGAACGCCGCGGCCAGGGCGGCCGAGAGAACGGCCGCTGTAATATCCAGGACCGATTGGACGGATTTTGGAAGCTTCCAGTCAATGGCCAGTGACAGGTGCCTTTTCTCCCGCGACGTGACGGCGGCGGCGATAAAGGTCGCGGCCAAAACGAGGTGCTGGATATAGGCGGTCGAATGAGGCAGGCCCGTGTTGAAAAACTTGCGGGCGACGACTTCGCCGATCAACAGGACGGCCAGCAAAACAAGACAGAGAGCGACAAGAACATCTTCGAAGAGACGGCCGGCGCGGATGATTTTACCGGCCACGGTTTTTTCGGTATTCCCGGATATGCCCGATCATCGCATCGTAGACCGGCTTGGGGAAAGCCCGGCCGATGAGATCCTCGACGCCCTGGGCGGACACCTCCCGCCACTTGACCATGGCGTCGTCCGGCGGGTCATGGACGACCAGTCCATGTTCCTTCATGGTGGCCAGGGCTTCCTTTTCGAGGTTCATGGTCTGTTTGTAGAGATCCCGGGATATTCTTTCGACGGCATCCATCATCGGCTGCCGGAACTCGCGGGGAATGCTTTCCCAGGCCCGATCGCTGAGGAACATGCCGCCGACAAGAGGCGCCAAGGTCATCGACAGCATATGCGGGATAAGGGCGAAATACTGCCCTGATCCCGCGATAAGCGCCGGCAAATAGGCGGCGCCCACCGCCCCGCTCTGGAGCTGCACCATAAAATCCTTGATATCGCCCGGGACAACCTGGAATCCGGACTTTTTCCAAATCTGCTCCAGTTCCGGGTCGCCCTGAGTGACGCTCACTTTAAATTTTTTCAGATCGTCCGGGTAGATGACCGGGTCCTTGGCGAAAAAGTGAACCCATCCGGCCAGTGTCCACAAAATGACCTTGAATCCCTTGTCCTCGATCTCTTTCTCAAAGACCGATTTCATGCGATCGAAGACGAATTCGAATTCCTCCTGGGAATCGAATATAAAGGGGAGGTTGAGAACCAGGACGGATCGTTCGATCTTGGTGATGCCCATGTTGGTGAAGACCCCGCCCTGGAGCGCGCCCAGGCGGATTTTGCGGATCATGTCCATTTCCGTTCCGGCGATTCCCCCGGGGTAGATTTTGACCTGAACCTGCCCGCCGGAGATCTTTTCCCACTCGCGGGCAACTTCCTGAAGCGCCCGGTCCCAGGGCGATCGGGCCGGGGCGACGGATCCGATCTTGATGACGACGGCCGCCCGAAGGTCGGCCGCGGCCGCAATCAGAAGAATTGCGGCCGTGCAGAGAATCATGAATTTTTTCATTGAATATCTTCCTGTCCGGCCGGGTCGGAATTCCCGTCAAGCTCGATGAAATAATCGTCGATGTTATCAAGCAGCCATTTGGCCTTTCGGCGGTTGAGGACATTGACAAGGCGGTTATCCGGAAGCCGGTCGGCATCGAATTTCAGGACCTGGGAGAGAAGATCCCTGAACTCCGCGGCGTTCTGCTCCTTGACACAGACGGTCACGGCCAGGGCCACGAGATGCGAGGTGTTGGTCTCTCCCGACACGGTCTTGGCCCGTTCGAAATGCTCGCGAGCCTTCTGCAGATCTCCCCCCATATATTCTGGAAGAGAGCCGTAGTAATAAATGTAGAAAAGCTCCACGGCCGCCGGGTCGTAACCGGGATCGACCTGGTGCACTCTTTCCATCAGCGAGGCGGCCTGTGGAAGCGTCAGGCCGAATTTCATGTCGAAGGGGTCGGAGCCGAAGGCGCCGACCCAGCCGAGCGCCGTCCAGTACAGAAATCCGGCGTCCTGCCGTCCGAACACGGCCAGCGCGTCACGGTATCGGCGGTTCTTGAGCTGATCCAGGAGTGCGGGGTTCTTTTTTTCAAGATGAACGAGAAGGATGTCGCGGCCGCGCAGGTAAAGATTCTTGGCCCGCCGGAACAGGAACTCCCGGGTTTCCAGATCGCGCTTCGGCGTCATGTCCGCGGGGGTCTGGATGAAGGCGTTGGCATAGGTGATATAGAGACTGCCCGTCACCAGACGCAGCCCTTCATGATCGGGAAGCGAGGTCAGGAGCGTTTCATAGAGCTTGATGGCGAAGGGCAGGGCGTCTCCGACGAGTTCGGGATCATTGTCCTGTGTGAACACGCCCCCCGATCCCGGCGACGTCATCATTCCGGCGACTTTTTTCAAGGCCAGTTTTTCCACGGAACAGGACGCCGTCAATAGAAGCGCAACAAAGGCGGCGATCCCGGTTTTCATTGTCTTGTTCATGATCTTCCTCAATATTATGAACAAAAAATCCGGAGAGTCAATTGATAACCGCGAGGCCGGCTCTCGGATCCCTCAGCCTGATCCGGCCGTCTTCCTGACCGCCGACAATCCTTCGGCGGTGGCGATGAAAACGAGAACATCTCCGGGACTGAGACTCGTGTCGTCCGGCGGCTGGAAACGGAATTCTTCCGTGTCCGCCTTCCGCATGGAAACGAGAAGGGCCCCGGGAACCGCCTTGAGGCCCGAGTCGGCCAGTGTGCGGCCCGCAAGCGGCGAATCCTCGGGGATCACCGATTCCTCGACGCGAAGGACCTGGTCTTTTCCGTAAAGCATCTTGTCCAGGAAAGAGACAACGGCGGGCCGGACCATCTGGGAGACCATCCGCATGCCGCCGATATAGTCCGGGGAAACGACATAATCCGCGCCGGCTTTCCTGATCTTATCGTGCGATCGGACATCGATGCCCTTGGCGATGATGCGAAGCCGGGGATTGAGACTTCGGGCGGAGACGGCCGCAAAGAGATTGGCCTCATCGGTCGGCAGAGAGAGGATGATCCCCCGTGCCCTCTCGATCCCTGCCTGACGGAGCGCGTCGTCGTCCGCGGGATCGCCGACGATATGAAGGAACCGTCCGGATTCCATAAACTTTTCCATCCGCTCCGCCGAGACGTCCACAACGACGAAATCCCGTCCCGTGGCCCGGAGCTCCCGGATAACGGTTTCCGCGGTTTCGTCCGAACCGCAGACGATGATATGGCCGGAAATGCGGCCGATGTCCTTGTCCATGCGTTTTCTCCCAAGGAGACTCTTGAGCTCCCCTTCCACGATGAAAGCCGTGATGGAGGTCACGGCGAAGGCGATCGTGCCCAAGCTCAGGATAATGTAGATGAGAGTGAAAAGGCGAGCTCCGGGATTTCCGGTAAGATCGTGGACCTCCCCATATCCCACTGTGGCCACCGTGATTACGGTCATATAGGCGGCATCGAGAAGAGACCAGGATTCCCCACCGAGGATTTTGAAGCCGCCCACACCGATAGCACAGACCGTCAGGAATAACCCGGCGGAAACGATCACCCGTTTTCGGCTTTTCACGACATGTCCTTCGTTTTTCCGATTATAGCCGATGGCCGGAGGAGAACACAACGCATTGGCCTGGATTTCCATTGTCCGGCCCCCGAATCCGATGATACAATGCCGCCATGAAAATTTTGAAAAGCGGCGCGACACCCTCGGCCATTGTAGCCCTGTCTCAGAAAATCACCCGGATGAGCCGGGAGCGGAATGTGGAGTTCCTGCGTCTCGAACGCGGCATCCCCGGCGTTCGACCCATCGACCTTCAATCCGCCCTGCCTTTCATTCCTTTCAATGCCCCTCAACTTCAAGCCTATCCGCCCTCGACCGGCCGCGAAGATCTCAAGACGGCCGTCAACGCCTCCTATTTCGCGGGGCAAACCCGGTCCGAGCGCATCATCGTCACCCCCGGGGGTTCCATGGGACTCGATATCGCCTTTCAAATCCTGGATGTCGACAAGGTCTTTCTTCCGGAATTTCATTGGGGAACATACCGCAAGATCCTGCAAATACGGAACCGCAGTTGGGATTATTATGCCTCTCTCGACGAATTCACCGTCCGGCCGGAGCGATTCACCGGTTCCGCCGTGGTGATCTGCGATCCCGACAATCCCCTCGGCTCTCTTCAGCCCGCGGGGCGGGTCATCGATACGGCGGCCAATCTGGGAGCGGCCGGGGCCGCCGTTCTGGTCGATTGCCCCTACCGCCGTCTTTTTCTCGACCCCTCGGACGGTTTCTATGAGGCCCTGGCTCGGCTTGAAAACGTCGTCATCGTCGAAAGCTTCAGCAAGTCTCTCGGCCTCAGCGGACTGCGCGTCGGTTTCGTTCACGCCTCCGACCCGGACTTCCTGTCCGAGTTTTCCCTGCGCCTGGCCCTTCCCACAAACGGTGTCGACAACATCGCCCAGGCCTTCATCGAGCATTTCCTGGCCCGCCCTGAGGGGAGGGCCGCGGCCGAGACCTACCGGACGGCGACCGCGGAACACACCGCAAAAAATCTCGCTTTTCTGGAAACCCGCGGTTTACTGGCTGCGGAGTTTTACCGGGAGGCAAAATGCCTGGGGATTTTCGCGATCATCAACCGGACCCCGGAGGAACTTCTGGAGTCCCGGATCGGCGCCATCTCTCTGGCCGCCTTCACCGAAACACGGAAGGATCAGACGGCGGGATACGCCCGCATCAACATCGCCGTTCCCCACGATGCGTTTGTCGCGTTTTTCGAAGCCCACATGAAAAGATTCCCGTCGGGCTCCGCAGGGTGAAGCGCGGCGGGCCGCCCGTTTTCAGGCTCTTCGGCCGTCTCGACCTCCGAAAACAAAAGAAAAATAATCAAAACAATGATCGCAATCACAATCAGAATAATGCCGAAAATGATCCAGGGACTGAGTTTTTTCATGCCGCCCTCCTGTCGATAGTTTATCAAAGCCGCAAAGAACAGACAAATGAAGGGAATCGGATGGCGCGCCTGAGAGGATTCGAACCTCTGACCTACGGATCCGGAGTCCGTCGCTCTATCCACTGAGCTACAGGCGCGTGTTCCGGGTTCGCCTATTGTATGCATCCCGCGACCGGAAATCAACTGCCGCGAAAGGGTTCCCTGTGACATCGCGGATTGCGATTCATGACTTCGGCATAGAAAAATGTTGAAATCGGCCGGAAAATGAATATTCTTTAAGATGCATGAAACGCCTCGCCGCGGATGCCCTGCTCTACAGCGTCAAGCACCAGGGCGGCGGAAACTTCAAAGTCGATACGCTTTAACGGAGTTTGGCGGCGAGAGCCTCGGCTCTTTCCTTATATGAGGGGTGAGCGGCGGCCCTCTCGGCGGCGGACAGGGCGTCGTCCTTTTTCCCGGCGTTGGCATAGCCCGCCGCGGCTCCGTACCAAGCACCGGCCAGCGCCTCGTCGAGCTTGCGTATTTTTTCCTGTTGTTTTGTCCGCATCCGGGACTTCCGGTTTTCAGCCAGAGGGGCGCTCTCGATTTCACCGAGCCGGGCCCGGCCGGCCTGAAGGCCGCTTTCCGTGGCCGCGGCGGCCTTGGCGAACCATCCGGCCGATTCAAGCCAGGCGCTTTCCCGGGCCCGGATGTTGGCCAGCCCGAACAGCGCATCGGTATTCCTGGGGCCGTATTCGAGCGCCTCGAGAAAATCGGCCGCGGCCTTGTCCAGATGCCCGAGCTCGAGATTCAGGCGGCCGGAGAGGCCGAAGACTTCGGTGTTGGTCGGCAGGCGGCCCTTGGATTCCTGAATGTGTCCGACCGCTTTTTCCGGTTCCTTGAGCGCCGAGAGGTTCCGGGCGATCCAGTAATGGCTCTCCCCGACAAGGTAGAATCCCATTTCCAGGTTTTTCTCCAGGACCGCGATCGCCTCCTCGTGTTTTCCCATGGCGCTCAGGCAGACGGCTTTGCCGAGCAGCGCATCCCGATAGCCCGGCTCGATGTCCAGCGTCAGATCATAAAACTCCAGGCTCTTCTCAATCTCTTCCGTCGCAAAATAGAGAGCGGCCAGAAGGATTCGTGTCTGGGGCGACTCGGGAATGCCCTCGAAGGCCCGGAGGAGATGGGATTCGGCCTCGAGAACGGCACCCCGGCGAAGAGCCTCCTGACCGAGATGGTAGTGCGCTTCATAAAAGGCGGATTCCCGGGTGAGAAGGCCCTTGAGAGCCTCGGGGTCCTCTCCGCCGCAGACGGCATTCCGATAGAGAAGGAGCATCGACCCGGGAAAAGCCTCGACATAGGCCGCCGGATCGATCCGCCGTTCGGCAAAGATCCCCTGGGAGCATTTCCAGGCCGTAAAAATATAGCCCAAGAACTCGTCCGCGAGCGACCGGGCGGCGAGGTCCTCCTCCATGACCAAGACTCTTTTCCGGACCTCCTGGAAATCGGTTTCGAATTCCGGCACAATATCGATCTCGGTGATGATGCCTCGCGTACTCTTCGGCACAAGCCAGGCCATTTCGAGATAGGGCCGATAACCGGCAAGGGAGGCGTTGGCCTCAAAAACCCGACGCGCCGCCTCGAAATTCCGGAGGCCTTTCATCCCCATCTCTCCTTCACGGAGCGAAAGGAGAAGAAGGGATTTGAAAAACGGCGCGGCCGCACGGCCTCGGAGGCCGGGAAAGGCATAGGCTTCGGCATAGATCCGGGCGGCCTCGCGGATGGTGACATACGCCCCGCGTTCCAGGAGGGCGTCGGCTTCGGTCAGCCGCTCCTCGATATCGGGCGGCGGGGACGGTCCCGGGCCGGGAAGAGTCGCACAGGAGACGGTCAGAAAAAAGAAAGCAAGTCCGGCCGTCGCGGCCGCCATCGTCAAAATAAGATTTTTTCCTTTCATACGGCCTCCCGTTTCCTCTTTTCCTCACAATTCCGGTTTCATGACTTTTAATATACATGAAATCCGTTCCCTCCTGATAGCGCCTGTCTTTGACAGGCGATCCCTGCTTTGTTAAAGTTTCCGAAGTCGTTATGAAGTCATTCCCGACCGCCATCCCGCAAAGGAGCCTCTCATGAAATCTTTGAGGAATTTCGCAGTCTTCATGGTTCTGATTTTCTCTTTCTTCTTCGCAACCGCCGCAGGAACACAAACCGAAGAGGCGCCGGGCCGCCCGCGCCCCCTGGAACTTCAGGACATTCTGGCCTGGAAATCGATCGGAGCGCCGACGATTTCACCGGACGGCACCTGGCTGGCTTATCGCCTGAGCCCGGTTGAGGGCGATTCCGAGGTCGTCGCCCGGAGAATCCGGGACGACCGGGAATGGCGTTTCCCCGCCGGCGATGCTCCCTCCTTCGTTTCCGGAAGGGATATCGCCTTTTCCGAGGATGGAACATGGTTGTGTTTCCTCGCCCATCCGACAACGTCGGAGGCCAAAAAACTGAGAAAGGAAAGAAAGCGTATCCAAACCCGGGCCGTCCTGGTCGAATTGGCTTCCGGAGAAAAAACAGAATTCCAGGCCATCCGCGGCTTTTCCTTCTCCGGGGAAAATCCGGGGTGGCTGGCCCTCCATAAATATGTTCCCGAGAGTCAGGAAAAGGAAAAAGATGCCTGGACCGGCTCCGATCTCGTTCTTCGTGAACTGCGATCCGGAAAAGACATTGTGCTCGGTAACATCGCGGAATTCGCCTTCGACCGCAAGGGGCGCAGGCTGGCCCTGGTCGTGGACACGTTCGGTGGCGAAGGAAACGGCGTCCAGATCCGCGACATGACGACAGGTGCGCTCTTCGCGCTGGACAGCGGCAAGGCATTCTATAAAGGGCTGACCTGGTCTGAAAAGGGTGAAGGGCTGGCTTTTCTGAAAGGCGTCGAGGACAAAGCCTTCGAGGACAAGCTCCAGGCCGTCCTGGGATTTTCGGGCTTCGAGGCCGGAACCAATAAAATCCGGAAGATCCACTACGATCCGAAAGACGATCCCGCCTTCCCCGCCGGCATGACCATCAGTTCCCAACGCGCACCGCGCTGGACGGAAAGCCTGGACGGGCTCGTTTTCGGCATCGCCGAAGCAAAGAAAAAAGCCGGGACGGCGCCTGCAAGCGAAGAGAAAAAAGCCGAAACTCCGGTCGCGGCTTTGGATGATGAGGAGATTCCCGGCCTGGTCGTCTGGCATTGGCTCGACCGGCGCCTCCAATCCCAACAACAAGTCGAGGAAAGGCGGGACGCCGCGTTCAGCTTCCTGTCCGTTTATCGGGCCAAAGAGAATCGATTCATCCGGCTGGCGGACGATGATCTGCGGCGCATCGAGGCGGCGCCGCGGGACCGGTGGGCCGTGGGTCTCGACAACTCGCCCTATGAGCTTGACGGCAATCTTGACGGACGGCGGCATCAGGACGTCTATGCCGTCGATATGGCGACCGGGGAAAGAAAAAAAGCGATCGAAAATTGCCGCTGGTATTTCGGGTCGTCGCCCGACGGAACGCGTCTTCTCTACTTCAGGGACCGCCACTTCCATGTCTATGACATGCCATCAGGGCGTTCGGTGAACATCACCGCGGAGGTTCCCGTCTCCTTCGTCAACGAAGAGGACGACCACAACGTCATCGACCCGCCGCGACCGCCCGTCGGCTGGACCAAAGACGGCCTCTCCGTTCTTCTCTCCGATGGATGGGACGTCTGGAACGTTCCGGCCGGGAAAGGGCGCGCGGTCAATCTGACCGCGGACGGCCGCGCCGGACAAATCCGGTACCAGAGCCGCATCCGGCTGGATCCCGAAGAAAAGGGCATCGATCCGGCCGTTCCCCAGTATTTCTCGGTTTACGGAGAATGGACGAAAAAAACCGGGATCGCCCGGATCGAAATGGGACGTCCTGGAGCAGCCCGGCTTCTCTGGGACGACGCCGTCTTCAGCCGTCTCCAGAAAGCCCGAAAAGCGGACGTCTATCTCTACACCCGGGAGACTTCCGGAACGTTTCCCGATTATTATGCCGCCGGCGCCATGCTGAAAAACGGCCGGCGGCTCACGGAGGCCAATTCGCAACAATCGGATTTCCTATGGTCCTCGGGGGCCAGGCTCGTCGACTACACAAGCGCCAAAGGGGCCCGGCTTCAGGCGGCGCTCTTCCTGCCCGCCGGCTATGAGGAGGGCAAACGCTATCCGACCCTGGTCTACATCTACGAAAAACTCTCTCAATCCCTCAATCGCTATCTGATGCCGAGTCCCTATGGCTTTAACGCCGCGGCCTACACAAGCCGGGGCTACGCCGTTCTGATGCCCGACATCGTCTACACCATCAATGATCCGGGAATGTCGGCCGTATGGTGTGTTCTGCCGGCCCTCGACGCGGCCGTCGCGACGGGCGTCGTGGACAAGACGCGGGTCGGTCTTCAAGGCCATTCCTGGGGCGGCTACCAGACATCGTTTCTGATCACCCAGACCGACGCTTTCGCCGCGGCCGCGGCCGGAGCGCCCCTCACCAATATGATTTCCATGTACAGCTCGATCTACTGGAATACGGGATCGGCCAACCAGCCGATCTTCGAAAGCAGCCA belongs to Acidobacteriota bacterium and includes:
- a CDS encoding prolyl oligopeptidase family serine peptidase; the encoded protein is MKSLRNFAVFMVLIFSFFFATAAGTQTEEAPGRPRPLELQDILAWKSIGAPTISPDGTWLAYRLSPVEGDSEVVARRIRDDREWRFPAGDAPSFVSGRDIAFSEDGTWLCFLAHPTTSEAKKLRKERKRIQTRAVLVELASGEKTEFQAIRGFSFSGENPGWLALHKYVPESQEKEKDAWTGSDLVLRELRSGKDIVLGNIAEFAFDRKGRRLALVVDTFGGEGNGVQIRDMTTGALFALDSGKAFYKGLTWSEKGEGLAFLKGVEDKAFEDKLQAVLGFSGFEAGTNKIRKIHYDPKDDPAFPAGMTISSQRAPRWTESLDGLVFGIAEAKKKAGTAPASEEKKAETPVAALDDEEIPGLVVWHWLDRRLQSQQQVEERRDAAFSFLSVYRAKENRFIRLADDDLRRIEAAPRDRWAVGLDNSPYELDGNLDGRRHQDVYAVDMATGERKKAIENCRWYFGSSPDGTRLLYFRDRHFHVYDMPSGRSVNITAEVPVSFVNEEDDHNVIDPPRPPVGWTKDGLSVLLSDGWDVWNVPAGKGRAVNLTADGRAGQIRYQSRIRLDPEEKGIDPAVPQYFSVYGEWTKKTGIARIEMGRPGAARLLWDDAVFSRLQKARKADVYLYTRETSGTFPDYYAAGAMLKNGRRLTEANSQQSDFLWSSGARLVDYTSAKGARLQAALFLPAGYEEGKRYPTLVYIYEKLSQSLNRYLMPSPYGFNAAAYTSRGYAVLMPDIVYTINDPGMSAVWCVLPALDAAVATGVVDKTRVGLQGHSWGGYQTSFLITQTDAFAAAAAGAPLTNMISMYSSIYWNTGSANQPIFESSQGRFTGGYWENLEAYARNSPVYFAEKVVTPLLLLHNDKDGAVDWNQGIEYFNTLRRLKKPVVMLQYSGENHGLRKPPNRKDYGVRMREFFDHHLLGGEAPDWLREGVSHLDLKDHLKKRAGDLILKDGKPKPEDPKAEKSQD